The Coffea arabica cultivar ET-39 chromosome 9e, Coffea Arabica ET-39 HiFi, whole genome shotgun sequence genome has a window encoding:
- the LOC140014869 gene encoding uncharacterized protein, whose translation MKKDVSFQWDEACSNAFNSIKSYLMKAPVLAAPIHGKPLLLYIAGQERSVGALLAQQNNEGKDVALYYLSRMMTPNELNYSLIEKLCLALIFAIQKLKHYFQSHSVKLIFRANPIKYVMSRPVLSDRLARWYLQLQQFEIIYVLQKAVKGQVLTDFLADHPIPAEWELSDDLPDENVLLIEIRPPWKMYFDGVTHRHGVGARIVFVTLDGGILLYSFTLSQHCSNNVAEYQTLILGLEIAVDMEQLDIQFYGDFQLVINQLLKSYEVKKFELISYHKYATRLMKRLGGANIEGGDTHVVSTYEIDKEDWRQPLVDYLKYQKLPEEQRRKTDIRRRAPRFILYKEML comes from the exons ATGAAGAAAGATGTGTCATTTCAATGGGATGAGGCATGTAGTAATGCATTCAATAGCATTAAGTCTTATCTTATGAAAGCACCTGTGTTGGCTGCACCTATTCATGGAAAGCCATTACTCCTTTATATTGCTGGCCAAGAACGGTCGGTAGGGGCATTGCTCGCTCAACAAAACAATGAAGGGAAGGATGTTGCCCTTTATTATTTAAGCAGAATGATGACCCCCAACGAACTAAACTACTCGCTAATTGAAAAGTTGTGTTTAGCCCTTATTTTTGCAATACAGAAGTTAAAACACTACTTTCAATCGCATAGTGTGAAGCTCATTTTCAGGGCGAATCCCATAAAATATGTGATGAGCAGACCAGTGCTGTCCGACCGTCTAGCTAGATGGTATCTTCAACTACAacagtttgaaattatttatgtgCTTCAAAAAGCTGTGAAAGGACAAGTTCTGACAGATTTTCTTGCTGATCACCCGATACCTGCTGAATGGGAACTAAGTGATGACCTACCAGATGAGAATGTACTCCTTATTGAGATTCGTCCACCATGGAAGATGTATTTTGATGGTGTGACTCATCGTCATGGAGTTGGAGCAAGGATTGTATTCGTGACTCTTGATGGAGGGATATTGCTATACTCTTTTACTCTAAGTCAACATTGTTCAAACAATGTCGCTGAGTACCAAACTCTCATACTCGGACTTGAAATAGCTGTTGACATGGAACAGTTGGACATTCAATTCTATGGTGACTTTCAATTAGTGATTAACCAACTCTTGAAAAGTTATGAAGTCAAAAAGTTCGAGTTAATTTCGTATCACAAATATGCAACGCGACTAATGAAGCGGCTTGGAGGTGCAA atatTGAAGGAGGCGACACTCATGTGGTCTCAACCTATGAAATTGACAAAGAAGATTGGAGACAACCCCTCGTTGATTATCTCAAGTATCAAAAACTACCTGAGGAGCAACGTAGGAAAACTGACATCCGTCGCCGTGCTCCTCGTTTTATCTTGTATAAAGAGATGCTGTAG